A window from Agrobacterium tumefaciens encodes these proteins:
- a CDS encoding AAA family ATPase: MTISDDVSGQVLLLSGHPGSGKSTIAEALAHLPGVPKVHFHSDDLWGYIKHGRIDPWLPQSRQQNRMIMQIAADVAGRYAEAGYFVILDGVVRPDWLPAFTALARTLHYIVLRTTVMEAIERCQARGGDSLSDPLVVADLHSQFADLGAYEHHALSVSGKDEQAVLQSVINALQSARFRIDATSDGNR, translated from the coding sequence ATGACCATTAGTGATGATGTTTCCGGCCAAGTTCTTCTTCTCTCCGGCCATCCCGGTTCCGGCAAGTCCACCATAGCCGAAGCGCTGGCCCACTTGCCGGGCGTGCCAAAAGTTCATTTCCACAGCGATGATCTGTGGGGTTACATCAAGCACGGCCGTATCGATCCCTGGCTCCCGCAATCCCGTCAGCAGAACCGCATGATCATGCAGATCGCCGCCGACGTTGCAGGGCGCTACGCCGAGGCAGGTTATTTCGTCATCCTCGATGGCGTCGTGCGACCGGACTGGCTGCCGGCCTTCACGGCGCTTGCTCGCACGCTGCATTACATCGTACTGCGAACGACAGTGATGGAGGCGATCGAACGCTGTCAGGCGCGCGGCGGCGACAGCCTCAGCGACCCGCTTGTCGTGGCCGATCTTCACTCCCAGTTTGCCGATCTCGGCGCCTATGAGCACCACGCCCTCTCTGTGTCAGGCAAGGACGAACAGGCAGTTCTGCAATCGGTCATCAATGCGCTGCAATCGGCACGTTTCCGTATTGATGCCACGAGCGATGGCAATCGATAA
- a CDS encoding AbrB/MazE/SpoVT family DNA-binding domain-containing protein, whose protein sequence is MTMTVAAKVQATVPAAVRELCRIVSGRLAGFVPGPDGRFMLVRADNKQPPTRFGRLRGHAGEGLDTDTVMVMSRGENEQ, encoded by the coding sequence ATGACAATGACGGTCGCCGCAAAAGTTCAGGCGACCGTTCCGGCAGCCGTACGAGAGCTTTGCAGGATTGTGTCAGGACGGTTGGCCGGTTTTGTCCCCGGACCGGACGGGCGGTTCATGCTGGTCAGAGCTGACAACAAACAACCACCAACACGTTTTGGCAGACTGCGCGGCCATGCTGGTGAAGGCCTTGATACCGATACTGTCATGGTGATGAGCCGCGGCGAAAACGAACAATAG
- a CDS encoding SDR family oxidoreductase codes for MTDDQTTPKGAPLAFVTGATGLLGNNLVRALIAAGWRVRALVRSPDKARQQFADLDLEIVSGDILDAPGYAPALAGVDTIYHTAAYFRDSYKGGRHWDALYAANVEGTRHLLEQAYQMGVRRFVHTSSIAVLHGTRGETIDETMLRDPRDADDYYRSKILSERVVLGFLNAHPDFWAAMVLPGWMHGPGDIGPTSAGQTVIDVALQRLPGIPPGSFSVVDARDVAQAMILASDRGRRGERYLAAGRHMTMASLLPQIAQLAGVPAPGRRIPLWAMHLLAAGYEVYARLTRRPVLLSWAMVRTVADENERSRYDPAKSERELGLLFRPVAETLRDEVAWFRANGLIPE; via the coding sequence ATGACAGACGATCAAACCACGCCGAAAGGCGCACCCCTCGCTTTTGTGACAGGGGCGACGGGACTTCTCGGCAACAATCTGGTGCGGGCACTCATCGCTGCGGGCTGGCGCGTACGCGCACTGGTGCGGTCCCCGGACAAGGCACGTCAGCAATTCGCCGACCTCGACCTGGAGATCGTGTCTGGCGACATACTCGACGCGCCGGGTTACGCGCCGGCGCTCGCGGGTGTCGATACCATCTACCATACAGCCGCTTATTTCCGCGATTCCTACAAGGGCGGTCGACACTGGGACGCACTCTACGCGGCCAATGTCGAAGGTACGCGCCATTTGCTTGAGCAGGCTTATCAAATGGGCGTGCGGCGTTTCGTCCACACCAGTTCGATCGCCGTGCTCCATGGCACCCGCGGCGAAACTATTGATGAGACCATGCTGCGCGACCCACGCGACGCCGACGATTATTATCGCAGCAAGATCCTGTCCGAGCGCGTCGTACTCGGTTTTCTCAATGCCCATCCGGACTTTTGGGCGGCGATGGTGCTGCCCGGCTGGATGCATGGGCCGGGCGACATCGGACCAACCTCGGCGGGACAGACCGTCATCGATGTCGCGCTGCAGCGGCTGCCCGGAATACCGCCCGGCTCATTCTCGGTCGTCGATGCCCGCGATGTTGCGCAGGCGATGATCCTTGCCAGCGACCGGGGGCGGCGCGGCGAACGCTATCTCGCGGCCGGACGTCACATGACGATGGCCAGTCTCCTGCCCCAGATCGCGCAGCTGGCCGGTGTACCGGCACCAGGTCGCCGCATCCCGCTTTGGGCGATGCACCTGCTCGCCGCCGGTTACGAGGTCTACGCCCGACTAACGCGACGCCCGGTGCTGTTGAGCTGGGCCATGGTGCGCACTGTTGCCGACGAAAACGAGCGGTCGCGCTACGACCCGGCCAAGAGCGAACGCGAACTCGGTCTGCTTTTCCGGCCGGTCGCAGAAACCCTGCGCGACGAGGTGGCGTGGTTCCGCGCCAATGGACTCATACCGGAATGA
- a CDS encoding MerR family transcriptional regulator translates to MLIGEFAARAGLSQDTVRFYVRKGLLAPKSGAKGGRNPYQIFSERDVSTALMIRFAQSLGMPLKEIAAIASELLSDGLSAEREIAIIDTQVARLEQKAAELARLLDYLHAKRNWMARGKPGDEPRFSGEDLCLTEIATPAVSRATVAATEEIKLPEAFRSW, encoded by the coding sequence ATGTTGATTGGAGAATTTGCTGCCCGGGCCGGTCTCAGCCAGGACACTGTGCGCTTTTATGTCCGCAAGGGCCTGTTGGCGCCAAAATCAGGCGCAAAGGGTGGTCGCAACCCCTACCAGATTTTCAGCGAGCGGGATGTCTCCACTGCGCTGATGATCCGCTTTGCACAGTCACTGGGCATGCCGCTCAAGGAGATCGCCGCGATCGCCAGCGAACTTCTCAGCGACGGCCTGTCCGCTGAGCGGGAGATCGCGATCATCGATACGCAGGTCGCAAGACTGGAACAGAAGGCCGCAGAGCTTGCGAGGCTGCTTGATTATCTGCACGCCAAGCGCAACTGGATGGCGCGCGGCAAGCCCGGCGACGAACCCCGGTTCTCCGGAGAAGACCTTTGCCTGACGGAGATCGCGACGCCAGCGGTCAGCCGTGCGACCGTTGC